From Arcticibacter tournemirensis, one genomic window encodes:
- a CDS encoding RagB/SusD family nutrient uptake outer membrane protein encodes MKSLKYIIISAMVIAGGMTSCNKVLDVEPISNVGTDNFYRNAAEVQTALTGCYNGLHEPLVTEWMLTEQRTDNSRQNSPTSTAVQRLELNAFDMYTQSSQHQQIYNYWISVYLNIRSINYVLQSLGVTYENGQVVFGNGTAVLTDAERADLAGQALFLRAYHYFNLVRLFGDVFVVTKPVIPQEAKQLGRSPVADVYKLIVADLNAAKDNLSQTSYGSIASQNVGKANAWAAKALLAKVYLTLDQAGSALPLLNDVINNSGYGLESSYGRVFSIDNEMNKEILFAVRFKAGGLGLGNFMANTFAPNSSGNAVVNGDGLGYNTPTDNLSGAYITPTTGASDQRKAVNINTYSGRPYIQKFMSAVQVENDAENDFPVIRFADVLLMKAEAIGYDGPAGESVSLINKIRERAGAIDYDGGDFSKIFYKYAADGSFSVQSEQAFWNNLLHERRLELAFENQRFFDLVRTDKLLGTIGNYFESEYQVHYRRYRPAITVDALKANLTAEKTLLPIPQREIDTNDQQRIPQNPGY; translated from the coding sequence ATGAAAAGTTTAAAATATATAATCATCTCCGCAATGGTGATAGCCGGCGGAATGACATCGTGTAACAAAGTGCTGGATGTAGAACCTATTTCGAATGTTGGTACGGATAACTTCTATCGCAACGCAGCAGAGGTTCAAACGGCACTAACTGGTTGTTACAACGGTTTACACGAACCGTTGGTTACCGAATGGATGCTTACAGAGCAACGAACCGATAACTCGCGGCAGAATTCGCCCACCAGCACTGCAGTTCAAAGGCTGGAATTGAATGCATTCGATATGTATACCCAAAGCTCGCAACATCAGCAGATATATAATTACTGGATTAGTGTTTATCTTAATATCCGCAGCATTAACTATGTGTTACAAAGTCTTGGCGTAACTTATGAGAATGGTCAGGTTGTTTTTGGCAATGGCACAGCTGTGTTAACCGATGCGGAGAGAGCTGATCTTGCAGGGCAGGCCTTATTTCTGCGTGCCTATCATTATTTCAATCTGGTAAGATTATTTGGGGATGTTTTCGTAGTTACCAAACCTGTAATACCGCAGGAAGCTAAGCAGCTGGGGCGGTCGCCGGTGGCTGATGTTTATAAGCTGATTGTTGCTGACCTTAACGCGGCTAAGGATAACTTGTCGCAAACATCTTACGGATCGATAGCTTCTCAAAACGTTGGAAAAGCAAACGCATGGGCCGCAAAAGCTCTTCTTGCGAAAGTGTATCTTACCCTTGATCAGGCCGGGAGTGCCCTGCCTCTTCTGAACGATGTGATCAATAACAGTGGATATGGCCTTGAAAGTTCTTACGGCAGGGTGTTTTCGATAGATAATGAGATGAATAAAGAGATCCTTTTTGCTGTACGCTTTAAGGCGGGAGGATTGGGACTAGGCAACTTTATGGCGAATACATTTGCTCCAAACAGCAGCGGAAACGCTGTCGTTAATGGAGACGGTCTTGGATACAACACGCCGACAGATAACCTTTCGGGCGCCTATATCACACCCACCACAGGAGCTTCAGATCAGCGCAAAGCAGTCAACATTAATACCTATTCTGGCCGACCTTATATTCAGAAGTTTATGTCGGCAGTTCAGGTAGAAAATGACGCGGAGAACGACTTTCCCGTGATCCGCTTTGCCGATGTGCTTTTAATGAAAGCTGAAGCTATTGGATATGATGGCCCTGCAGGTGAGTCGGTATCGCTGATTAATAAAATAAGAGAAAGGGCGGGTGCTATAGACTATGATGGCGGCGATTTCAGTAAGATCTTTTATAAGTATGCTGCCGACGGAAGTTTCTCAGTTCAGAGTGAACAAGCGTTTTGGAATAACCTTTTGCATGAGAGAAGGCTTGAACTGGCATTTGAGAATCAACGATTTTTCGACCTGGTAAGAACAGATAAGCTTCTGGGAACTATCGGTAATTATTTTGAAAGCGAGTATCAGGTTCATTACCGTCGATATAGGCCAGCTATTACAGTTGATGCTTTGAAAGCCAATCTTACGGCAGAAAAGACACTGCTGCCGATACCTCAAAGAGAAATAGATACAAACGATCAGCAGCGTATTCCACAGAATCCGGGTTATTAA